A single genomic interval of Drosophila virilis strain 15010-1051.87 chromosome 2, Dvir_AGI_RSII-ME, whole genome shotgun sequence harbors:
- the LOC26531533 gene encoding uncharacterized protein isoform X2 — MLNLSGSLKPSGRNGATTSTSTAVRMEGSTCSMSSTAQRRRKKHSRIARVSAGALAPAINLPLPVRPGSTLTAKDGGFRKGDKGIASSSGVKSARIPPSSNLAESQDKKTSLLRKSAGATETSNAKGGRAEASGSRKVKFSANVHTFPSNTSNKKARIGELQLKKRIKKLKRNHPRSALGDKSVANKIDLSITQQPNTVLSRDVQHYGTIIDVEPVASARGRKSTSEAPKAPVAGTFRKPKQLLNKKVKKARIKAGASNRQPIVVNSRPAPRLAYSVQPNVKRDTFLPISRGKTKPVPGRVL, encoded by the exons ATGCTCAATTTAAGTGGTTCCCTCAAGCCATCAGGGCGTAATGGTGCAACTACTTCAACTTCAACAGCTGTTAGAATGGAGGGCAGCACATGCTCCATGTCGTCGACAGCGCAACGCCGGCGTAAGAAGCATTCCCGAATAGCGCGTGTCTCGGCTGGAGCATTGGCTCCTGCCATCAATTTGCCTTTACCAGTGAGACCAGGCAGCACACTTACGGCAAAGG ACGGAGGATTCCGCAAAGGAGACAAGGGTATTGCCTCTAGCTCTGGTGTCAAGTCAGCTCGTATTCCGCCGTCTTCAAACTTAGCAGAGAGTCAAGATAAAAAGACTTCACTGTTACGCAAAAGCGCCGGTGCAACTGAGACATCGAACGCAAAGGGTGGTAGAGCCGAGGCTAGCGGTTCCCGTAAAGTTAAGTTTTCGGCAAACGTGCACACGTTTCCGTCCAACACCAGTAACAAAAAGGCGCGCATCGGAGAGCTGCAGCTTAAAAAGCGAATCAAGAAGCTTAAGCGTAACCATCCGCGATCGGCGCTTGGCGACAAGAGTGTCGCCAACAAGATTGATTTGTCCATTACACAGCAGCCCAACACTGTCCTTAGCAGGGACGTGCAGCATTACGGCACAATTATAGACGTGGAACCCGTTGCGTCGGCACGCGGGCGCAAGTCAACTAGCGAAGCTCCTAAAGCGCCAGTAGCTGGCACGTTTCGCAAGCCCAAGCAGCTGCTCAACAAAAAGGTTAAGAAAGCGCGTATCAAGGCTGGAGCAAGCAATCGTCAACCGATAGTAGTGAACAGTAGACCTGCTCCTCGTTTGGCCTACTCTGTACAGCCTAACGTAAAACGCGATACCTTCCTCCCTATAAGCAGAGGCAAAACTAAGCCAGTGCCCGGGCGCGTACTATAG
- the LOC26531533 gene encoding uncharacterized protein isoform X1, which yields MLNLSGSLKPSGRNGATTSTSTAVRMEGSTCSMSSTAQRRRKKHSRIARVSAGALAPAINLPLPVRPGSTLTAKADGGFRKGDKGIASSSGVKSARIPPSSNLAESQDKKTSLLRKSAGATETSNAKGGRAEASGSRKVKFSANVHTFPSNTSNKKARIGELQLKKRIKKLKRNHPRSALGDKSVANKIDLSITQQPNTVLSRDVQHYGTIIDVEPVASARGRKSTSEAPKAPVAGTFRKPKQLLNKKVKKARIKAGASNRQPIVVNSRPAPRLAYSVQPNVKRDTFLPISRGKTKPVPGRVL from the exons ATGCTCAATTTAAGTGGTTCCCTCAAGCCATCAGGGCGTAATGGTGCAACTACTTCAACTTCAACAGCTGTTAGAATGGAGGGCAGCACATGCTCCATGTCGTCGACAGCGCAACGCCGGCGTAAGAAGCATTCCCGAATAGCGCGTGTCTCGGCTGGAGCATTGGCTCCTGCCATCAATTTGCCTTTACCAGTGAGACCAGGCAGCACACTTACGGCAAAGG CAGACGGAGGATTCCGCAAAGGAGACAAGGGTATTGCCTCTAGCTCTGGTGTCAAGTCAGCTCGTATTCCGCCGTCTTCAAACTTAGCAGAGAGTCAAGATAAAAAGACTTCACTGTTACGCAAAAGCGCCGGTGCAACTGAGACATCGAACGCAAAGGGTGGTAGAGCCGAGGCTAGCGGTTCCCGTAAAGTTAAGTTTTCGGCAAACGTGCACACGTTTCCGTCCAACACCAGTAACAAAAAGGCGCGCATCGGAGAGCTGCAGCTTAAAAAGCGAATCAAGAAGCTTAAGCGTAACCATCCGCGATCGGCGCTTGGCGACAAGAGTGTCGCCAACAAGATTGATTTGTCCATTACACAGCAGCCCAACACTGTCCTTAGCAGGGACGTGCAGCATTACGGCACAATTATAGACGTGGAACCCGTTGCGTCGGCACGCGGGCGCAAGTCAACTAGCGAAGCTCCTAAAGCGCCAGTAGCTGGCACGTTTCGCAAGCCCAAGCAGCTGCTCAACAAAAAGGTTAAGAAAGCGCGTATCAAGGCTGGAGCAAGCAATCGTCAACCGATAGTAGTGAACAGTAGACCTGCTCCTCGTTTGGCCTACTCTGTACAGCCTAACGTAAAACGCGATACCTTCCTCCCTATAAGCAGAGGCAAAACTAAGCCAGTGCCCGGGCGCGTACTATAG